The Aureitalea marina genome includes a window with the following:
- a CDS encoding DUF4294 domain-containing protein produces the protein MSAQTLTEYKERKDSLETFYYIIEGDTIPREFIDLEEVVLLNKLEFTSKEDRRRYLILRRKTRKVYPYAKMAAERLQVMNARLETIEKKGDRKKYTKRVQKYIEGEFSETLKKFTRTEGQILVKLIYRQTGQTAFELVKQLRSGWRAFWYNTTASMFDISLKEEYKPFDVKEDYLIEDILERSFQASLLERRAPAFDIDFLDLKSHWNDQ, from the coding sequence ATGAGCGCCCAGACGTTGACGGAATACAAGGAGCGTAAAGACTCTTTGGAGACTTTCTATTATATCATTGAAGGTGATACCATTCCCAGGGAGTTCATCGATTTGGAAGAAGTGGTATTGCTGAATAAATTGGAATTCACTTCGAAAGAAGACCGTCGAAGATATCTAATTCTAAGGCGAAAGACCAGAAAGGTATACCCATATGCCAAGATGGCTGCAGAACGGTTGCAGGTGATGAACGCCCGGCTCGAAACTATAGAAAAGAAAGGGGACCGTAAAAAGTATACCAAACGGGTCCAGAAATATATTGAAGGGGAATTCTCCGAAACATTAAAAAAATTTACACGAACAGAAGGGCAGATCCTCGTGAAGTTAATCTACCGTCAAACAGGTCAGACTGCCTTCGAATTGGTTAAGCAGTTGCGATCTGGATGGCGTGCATTCTGGTACAATACCACGGCTAGTATGTTTGACATATCACTCAAGGAAGAGTACAAGCCTTTTGATGTGAAGGAAGACTATTTGATAGAGGATATTTTAGAGCGTTCTTTTCAAGCTAGTTTGCTGGAGCGGCGAGCACCGGCATTTGATATAGACTTCCTGGACTTGAAATCCCATTGGAACGATCAGTAG